The genomic region tctgagggccaagcgacaagtgatgaatgacacttgaacggcaagtgtatttctccctgttcacttgcccgtcactcgatccacttgccgttcaagtgtcattcgtcacttgtagcttggccctgagttacctggagttagcaacaataatttgggttgtgtgtgtgttttttttgctACTTTTTATGGCCACAACAAAAACACAAACTGGTACAGAAGAGTGCCTGTCCATTAAAACAACAAACGGCTTGAAGATCAAGGTATGTTCCCTGGGCAAGGCTGAAGACCTCAGCCTATTTGGAATGAGTGTGCACTGCCGTCTTGCAATCAAGGGCATGTTTGGGTAAAACCACCCCATGTTCTAACCGGATTTGAAGAGGAGAATCGCAACTTGGCCCAGGTAAACGTAGATGAAGTGTTTGTTCCCCTGAGTCACACAACTGCCAAAGTTTCTTGCCACAATACGGTGCCAAGTAGGATTGTATTTCTTGTCAAACTCCTTCTTTATGTGAGCAGCAATGTCCTTCTCAATGTTATATTTTTCCAGGGCCTGTGCAGCACGCTCCACAGAGTCCTGCTGCATCTCCTCAGACATATCCGCATTATTGATCACAGCCTTTCGATCACTCACGGTGGCCGTGTGCTGCTGGGCTGCTTCCGAGGATGGTGGGAAGGGATGTTGGTGGAGTGGATGGGCAGGTTGGCAACTCTGCGCTCCTCCGGCTCCCCCATCGCACAACGAACTGAGGAGACGTGTGCGCGCTCAGACGCTCACTGGAGTTAGCAACAATAATGTGTGCTCAAAATGTTTTGCATACGTCTGAGGGTGCTCATTTGGGGAACGAGTCTATTTCCGCTCTTTTATTCTCCAGGTTCAGCTTCTTgtatagtgttgccaacctccaggttcaTTACAATAAACAGAAGTTCCCTTAGTATCACCAGCCAGACTGACTGTGGATAACCACACCTAAGGGACTAAACTACCCACAAAATGACTTCTTAGAACTAtaaatttttaatatattttttttggatcatttAAAGTGCTGaggtgcaaagtgctaataaat from Eublepharis macularius isolate TG4126 chromosome 2, MPM_Emac_v1.0, whole genome shotgun sequence harbors:
- the LOC129324583 gene encoding dynein light chain 1, cytoplasmic-like, whose translation is MVMSLQEVTTLCSPGMRMPCVFLGRLPVVGDLWTAPNLLFIANYWQASSSLCDGGAGGAQSCQPAHPLHQHPFPPSSEAAQQHTATVSDRKAVINNADMSEEMQQDSVERAAQALEKYNIEKDIAAHIKKEFDKKYNPTWHRIVARNFGSCVTQGNKHFIYVYLGQVAILLFKSG